One Indicator indicator isolate 239-I01 chromosome 30, UM_Iind_1.1, whole genome shotgun sequence genomic window, GGCAGGGCACTTCCTCTTGCACAGCAGAATGGGTAATGGTTTCACATGTcacagagcagcctgtgctgtgggACATCCTCAGCTCTGACAGCACACAGAGCTCAGTTCAGTGGTAGCAGAACAGATCCAGCTCTTCCAAGTACCTTTTTGACAAGCTCTCTCATAGCTGTTAGCTTTCCTGTCTCAGATCCAACAAACAACAGCTCTTGTTCCACTGTCTCTGCTGCAGAGTTTCTGCAATGAGAAATCCCAGAGGTGCTGTTCTATATACACCATAAAAACTCACCTGGTGAATGAAACATTGGTGGCAAACTTTTCCCCAGAACATGCTCCCAAGATTGATGTAGATTTGATGCTGAAGTAATGGGCAAAGGAAACCAGCACTGGGAGAAAGATCTACAAGGCTGCAGCATTTTTTCAGGAGACAGCCTACTCAGCCAAGCAGACTGATCATACAAtcctttaggctggaaaagacctttaacatcCAACCAGGAatccaagtctgctgctaaaccgtGGCCCTCAGAACCACCTCTACAAGTCTTTtagaagtctccagggatggggattccaccactgccctaggcagcctgttccagggcttgacaacccttctgggaaagaaactgttcctcatgtccaacctaaatctgtgttgccctggtcctgctgtttctgtttctgatccaagccaggatgctggtggccaccttggccacctaggcacacactggctcatcttcagctgctgttaaccagcagcccccagctcttTTTCCagtgggcagtttccagccactcttccccaagcttgGAGGACTGCATGAATTTGTGACTCATATAGGGATGATGCAAAGAAACCAAATAATTTGCCCAAGAAatggcaaaacaaaacccaaaacaccagaATCTGAGTGAGCCGGAGTCCAGCTGCAGACCTACCTTGCTCCAACAGACACCAGAACAAGGCTGTCGAGGTTGAGTTTACACCATTCCTCTACATCATGGGCAAAGGTGGCACTGAACAGGGCTCTTCTCACCAGAGGGGATGTGCAGGCCAGGAAGATGGAGGCCAGCTGGTCTCGGAACCCTGACTTCCCATCTTCAAACAGTTTGTCTGACTCATCCACCACCAGCCACTCCACACTGGGAACAGACAGGTTTTCTGTTCAGTCAGTCACTTGTGGAGAAGGCAAAAGCCAAGAGACCAGCACAGATGAGAGGaccgcacacacacacacattgcagcagcaaagcaggcagcaaaTCCAGACTGGATAAGGACTGTCAGTACCTGGACAAATCCACTGCTGGAGGATCTTGTTTCAGCAAATAGATGAGTCTGTTGGGAGTAGTCACTAGAATGTCTATGGAAGGAGGTAACAAAGGGGAAACAAAGGCAGAACATTgaaaaagacacaaaataaACCAGCCCAGGAAAGCCCTGAGAAGCCCAAGTCCCAGTCCCTTCTGTCAGAGGTACAACTTACAGGCTCCACCACCCCACTCACTTCCCATTTTTTCCATGCCAGCTACTCCAGTGTTGAGCAATCGATTGCAGGCCTGGAGTGGTACTACCTGATCTCTTTAAAACCACATAGGCCACAAGAGAAAAGTGAGTGACATTTTTGACATTTTTGGAACCACTTCAGTAGTTCATTACCAAATTTCTTAGAAGACTTGGGCCcaaacttctttgctgctgcagctgccttgtggATCATGTGTATCCTGAAGCCAGTCCCCTCAGCCAGCTTCACCAGCTCCCTGTGTGTCTGAAAAGGCAGCAACAGAGATGAAATCCTCAAGCTGAGCTGATTTACAACAGAAAACCCTGGTTTCATTTTAGTCTGGTTCTATTTTCAACACAGTTTTCAGAGCTGATTTACAACAGAAAACTCTGGTTTCATTTTAGTCTGGTTCTACTTTCAACACAGTTTTCAGAGCTGATTTGCTTTTCTAACCAGAAAAGCTGCAGataaccacagaatggtaggggctggaagggacctccagaggtcagcCCTGAAGATACAGCCTCAAACATCATCCTGATTTCAGCATCAAGACAAAACTGATTTTCTCACAATAATAACTTGTTCACCTGTTGTTCACCTGTAAGTTCTCACAGGTCTGGCTACCATAGCTGGTCTCCAATGATGTAGCTTCCACTTGAATAAAACTGGAACTCTGCCCAAAGCTGTCATTCTGGTATCAGTCTAACAACAAAGCTTCACTACAGATTATTCCCTGAAATTCTGTCTTTGGGACAAGCAGATAACCTCTTGGAGCAATCTCAAAGATGCCAATGGGTATTAAGACCACCTAAGCATTGGGCATTTGTAATATGATCAAAGAATCTCAAGCCTTTAATCTGATCAGTTAGATTAGGCTGAGATATTGGATGTTGGAGCTGTTTCACTGAAGATAAAAATCTtacaagaaaaacattaaaattcattttttctgatatctgaggggaatggaggaaAGCCCTTTGCCCTCACACACACCTGGCTAGCAAGCTCTCGGGTGGGTGATATGATCAGAGCTCTGAATCCTTTGTTCCTGGGTTGTTTCAGATGAGTTAAGAGAGGAATACAAAATGCAAGAGTTTTTCCAGACCCAGTAGGAGCTGAAGCTAGAAGTTCCCGACCCTGTAAGGAAGACAAGAAGGCTGTTGGATTTTGCTAGGATCCTGTATTGTTGATGCATGATGAACTCTGACACAATTGATGTATCTTTAAGGCTCTGCCACAAAAGAGGCCACTTAACAAATTTTGCCATATCCCCTGCAGTaaaacacagcacaggaaaaCCTACATGGAGCATGACAGGAATAGCCTGCATCTGGATTGGTGTTGGGACCTGGAAACCAGCAGCTTGGATGTTCTCCATGATTTTAGGGTGGACGTTGTATTCCTTTTGAAGCTGATCAAAGGTGGCAATGGGGTCAGGAAGATCTGTCCCCTGCACACTGATTCTGTGCTTATTTCTGAAGCGGTTTATCTGCAAGGCAAAAGATAAATTAGTTCCTTCTTTCTGTGGCAGCATAAAACTAAAACCTCAATCTTCAGATGAAGCAATGATAGAAAGGAAATAATCTGCTGCAACATTAGACCTCTGGGGTCCCACCTTTTCTCTCCTCAAGCGTTCCAGTTTTTCTGCGGTTGGCTTTTTGTCTTTTGGATCTTCAAATTTTGCTTCCAGAGAGGACATCCACTTTATTCCATTGCTTTCTGACAGCTCTGGCATTGGTGCTGCTtctaaaagttaaaaaaaaaaaaaaaaaaaacaaaaaaccaaccccattTCCATCAGTAAAATCCAGTCTTTGGTTCCAAAATTCCAAAAATTCCTTGGTACCAAAGAACACCTCAAACTTTTTGTCTCCTTCTCACTGAGATTAATGAATATTCCAGAAGGATGGCAACCACATCCCCATGCCTTAAAACTAAATCCTGGCCCCGCAGTTGTATCAGCTCTGACACAGACcagccaaaaaaccccagaaggttgttttttttcaggtaaaatGATCTGAGGTTCCTGCGgatttttttcacttaaaaagTGAAACAAGAAGCATGAACTTCATCAGGTGTTCTGCCAGGGACACACATATGTGTGCACAAATACCTCctgtcttcttcttttttctttttccttcattgctttctgcagttctttttctctttcccgcCACCTCTCCCTTGTTTTTCCGCACtccatcctgctcctgctgctctccagccccttcgagcccccagccctcctcGCCGGACCCCAAAGGGGCTTCCTCCTTGCGGCCGAAGAAGTCGAGGCTCTCCAGCGAGACGCTGCCCACGCTCCCTTTTATCACCTGGGCGAAAGAGAGCAGGGAAAACGGAGATATCAGATCCGAGCACTTCCCCGAAATACTACCACAGGGCCGCGAGTAGGCCTGGGGTCCCACCGCAGGGAACGGACGAGACCAGGGAGGCCGTACCGCGGAGAGAACGGGACCCAGACTCATCCCAACCTCCCCCCGGTGTGCGCCGTACCCCGAATCGCCTCGCATCTTCCCCGAATCGCCGGACATCGAAGCGAGCACCGGCACCTAAGCGCCGAAACAGATCGTGAGCCTCCATGCTGCCGCGCGCCCGGAAGTACAAACCACTTCCGGCGGCGCGCGTGCGGAACCCGGCGCCGTATCCTAGCAACGCCTCCGCTGCCCCAGTGGCGCCGCGTTGCCATGGTAACCCCGCAGCTAGGCTTTGCTAGACTGCACTAGGCCCGAGGCACCGGGTGAAGCCCGAGTCGTGAAGCAAGGATTCATTCCCTGCTACAGAGCTGGTCCCTTGCCCGAGGAGGGCTCCGGGACAGACTATGTGGCTGTGGGTCCCTCTCGGCGGGTCCCTTCCAGACCTCGTTACTGCAGCAAagctgcaaagctgcagcaagggggtctggaagggacccGCCGAGAGGGACCCACAGCAGGATGATGTTTATTGATGCTCTAATCATCTGCGTGAGGTCTAAATTAATCAGAAATATCAAATCCGGCATATGAGCCATAAAACTGTTCTACATCTTTACAGGGCGATTCTGGTGTTTTGTCCTTTTGTGTGTTCCTGATGGTGAGTTAATTGCACCGACTGCTTCAGCTCTTTTTAAGGAAGGGCTCGGCTGAATAAGAGGACAAAAAGCTTTTGTGGAAAGTTTTTGTTTGGATGTGTCTGGGCTTTGGTGATTTACAGTATCATTAACTGGTCTCAAAGGACTGACCTCTCTTCTGTCCATCACAGGTCCTGGCAAGTAGAGATTATCAGCACGGCTGGGCACAACCACTCTGCCTCTTAGAGATGTAAACTTAGGTCCTAGATTTTTCTGAGGAGGCAAACCAGCAGTTTTCATTGCCTGATCATCCCttgttttttattctcttcGTGGATTGATGGGGCAGTCCCTTTGTCATCTGCAACAAGTGGTTCTGCCTTTCCCTGGGGAAGCTGAAGAATGTTCTCTCTGGCTTTGattcaaaaccattctgtgggcTCAACCCTGTAATAACTTCCTGATTCTCAGACCCACATCGACAACCTTTCAGTGTGTTTGACATGAAGCAGTCCCAGTGACACCTGCATTAAAGTCAGGAATGTGCCCAGTTAATTTGTTTAGTCCTTGATTTCCACTGATACAATCCAGCCTCACCACTGGGctggaagaaagaaatgctAGAGGCAGTGGCAGGAGCAAGCCAGCAGCTGGCTCAGCCACTTAGGGCAATCAAGAAACTTTGCATAGATTAAGATCAGAATTTATTTAATTCATGTATTTCTTCATTATGATAAACTGCGAGACCCAATAGTACAGGTAGTCTCCTAGCACTCTGTATCAGATCAaacaacacaaatatttttctcctggtGTTCTTGaagtaaaacaaacagaaatccaATTAAGCAACAGCAGCATTACAAAAAACATTTCACCTAATAAAAGTCTCAAGGGCAGCCTTCAACACTGCCCAAATCCAAGAGCTCTACAAGACACAAGCAGTGGCTGCTCCTCCTGTAACCCTCTCTGGTTTCATTACAAGCTTTGAGATGGAAAACGGCATGAGCAGGAGCCTCCCCGCAGCCcccctctgcctcttccttcaCCAGCCTCTCGCCTTCCCGGCGGCCGCGTGGAAGCCGCGGCACAGAGCACTGGGTGGGTGCAGAGCACCACGGAGCTGGCACGGCCCTGGGCTGTGCCCTCGGTGTTGTGTTTACAGCAAATAAAAGCAGCGCTGGACATGGTGTCCTTCAGAGCATTCCCGGGCTGAGGTGACTCATGGTTGCTGTGAGAGGACAGGCAAGAATGTGGAGGCATTTGTGTAACAAAGAACCATAAATCATCTCCAATATCCATCACTCACCGAGAGATGCTGTCAGCAGATTCAAGAGTGAGGAAATGGGAAATATTCCATCATCAGCCAGCTGGGAAGTGCCTTTGTGTACAGAAGAGGAGCTTGGCTTCCGAGGTGGCAGTGCCGGGTGCCAGGTGGGCAGAAAGCTGAGGGCCAAGACTTTAAAGTTTGGATCAGATgctccttggggtcccttctaacctggcattctgtgattctgtgagtgaggaaccctgcaggaggagcagtCCCCACCACACACTCCCATCTTCTGGCACATGGGGGCCTTTATGCTGAGGCTTATCTGCCACAGAATGGTCAGAGGGGCCAGTGCTGGCACTTGAAGGTCACCCCAGGTGCTGGGGGTGAAATGGAGAAGctgctgaaatacagaaatggaGGAACTGCAAAGCCAGACTGCTCTTCCCATGGCTCCCCCGGGGCTGCTCTCTCCATTACTCAGCACTAATTGCCAGGTCAGCACTGACACCCGCAAGCAGCGAGGCCGTGGCAGGGTGCATGGTGCaggagcacaggctgctcagctcGGCCCTGCCCCAGACACGGTGATCAGTGCCCCAGCAGTCTGGTATAACCTGGGCAATCCTGGTTTATTAGCAGTGCTCACTGGCCTGGAGCTTGATGCCACCAAAGCCAGCTCCAGGCTACACCTGACTTCAAAACTGATCCTGTTTCTGGAGCTGGAAGCCGATTTCTGCTGcgttgcttctgcttggctgagCGAGGTGACCTAAAGCCTCTCAGCAAAGGACTCCTCCCAGGTGCACCCTACAGAAACCCCAGAAGGCTTTCCTCCCTATAACTGATCCCAAccaggaaagagaaagcaaggtGCCTCCCACCAGGGAGGTCTCTACTCCACCTGCACTGCAGCAAATGGGAGacagctgcctgtgccagctaaggaggacagcagcagcctgcacttGGGCAGGGAGAGTTTGGCACTTAGCAGACCAGCTCATGGCTTTTGTGTCAACCCCCCTGTGCCTGCTGGTACGTGCTGGGGAACACAGTGCTCCTGACGCATGGGGGCTGGCATAAAATCCTAGCAGAGGAGGGTCAGTGCTAGCCCTGAAGCTGCTGGCAGGATGCCTGCAGGCTGGCTTGGGGTGTGGGGGagagcccaggctgtgtggttttcctctttcatttgtTATTCCTAGAGACAGcccctgggacagcagcaggtaCACGCAAGGGCTTTATAGCAGGGTGCACTCCTGaccccaaagcagctcctcatGCCAGGGGTGCACAATGGACCTCTGTGGTGGGGTAGGAGCAGCACAGGTGGGATGCATTGGCAAATCATTGGGACCTAGCACTggcatagaattatggaatgggttgggttggaagggacctcagagatcatttgctctaaccccctgctatgggcagcccaggctgctcaatgcttcatccaacctggccttgaacaccttcagggaggggacatccacagcctccctgggcaacctgtcc contains:
- the DDX52 gene encoding probable ATP-dependent RNA helicase DDX52 isoform X1, which translates into the protein MEAHDLFRRLGAGARFDVRRFGEDARRFGVIKGSVGSVSLESLDFFGRKEEAPLGSGEEGWGLEGAGEQQEQDGVRKNKGEVAGKRKRTAESNEGKRKKKKTGEAAPMPELSESNGIKWMSSLEAKFEDPKDKKPTAEKLERLRREKINRFRNKHRISVQGTDLPDPIATFDQLQKEYNVHPKIMENIQAAGFQVPTPIQMQAIPVMLHGRELLASAPTGSGKTLAFCIPLLTHLKQPRNKGFRALIISPTRELASQTHRELVKLAEGTGFRIHMIHKAAAAAKKFGPKSSKKFDILVTTPNRLIYLLKQDPPAVDLSSVEWLVVDESDKLFEDGKSGFRDQLASIFLACTSPLVRRALFSATFAHDVEEWCKLNLDSLVLVSVGARNSAAETVEQELLFVGSETGKLTAMRELVKKGFAPPVLVFVQSIERAKELFHELIYEGINVDVIHADKTQQQRDKVVHSFRAGKIWVLICSALLARGIDFKGVNMVINYDLPTSAVEYIHRIGRTGRAGHRGRAVTFFTEDDKPLLRSIANVIQRAGCPVPDYIKHLPRLQSKQKKKFIKKPLTRESICTTPQCFLKKGKRKMKTAKENIKEKKKVKEGKNGNKSETASQS
- the DDX52 gene encoding probable ATP-dependent RNA helicase DDX52 isoform X2; the protein is MEAHDLFRRLGAGARFDVRRFGEDARRFGVIKGSVGSVSLESLDFFGRKEEAPLGSGEEGWGLEGAGEQQEQDGVRKNKGEVAGKRKRTAESNEGKRKKKKTGGISPMPELSESNGIKWMSSLEAKFEDPKDKKPTAEKLERLRREKINRFRNKHRISVQGTDLPDPIATFDQLQKEYNVHPKIMENIQAAGFQVPTPIQMQAIPVMLHGRELLASAPTGSGKTLAFCIPLLTHLKQPRNKGFRALIISPTRELASQTHRELVKLAEGTGFRIHMIHKAAAAAKKFGPKSSKKFDILVTTPNRLIYLLKQDPPAVDLSSVEWLVVDESDKLFEDGKSGFRDQLASIFLACTSPLVRRALFSATFAHDVEEWCKLNLDSLVLVSVGARNSAAETVEQELLFVGSETGKLTAMRELVKKGFAPPVLVFVQSIERAKELFHELIYEGINVDVIHADKTQQQRDKVVHSFRAGKIWVLICSALLARGIDFKGVNMVINYDLPTSAVEYIHRIGRTGRAGHRGRAVTFFTEDDKPLLRSIANVIQRAGCPVPDYIKHLPRLQSKQKKKFIKKPLTRESICTTPQCFLKKGKRKMKTAKENIKEKKKVKEGKNGNKSETASQS